Proteins encoded in a region of the Cyclopterus lumpus isolate fCycLum1 chromosome 23, fCycLum1.pri, whole genome shotgun sequence genome:
- the phf21b gene encoding PHD finger protein 21B isoform X1, with the protein MELQGLHEALEVEIQCHQDGELRRQIHDRRVTALSDKQNQTLCKGLNELQNGQKLAVRSCPVGSTKPLSLIKPPPSQVIAKAPVSMVTARINGQKVASSDSLQTTPINLQTGGRAAPVGVHAFSSRRAGELPPSQMLGTLTAVPIKVPQVSSLHRLAGQAATVLPQVRPKTQIPDSLPHSPCEELQPLGLQRATAVVSPRGQGPTLPTANSTFSPEHQPKGQSAASPPPHGQAGCADSGGPVQHASAGPGVAYAIIAASPATSNGVSAVSEAIKVIIIQPQAPSSTERAPADLPSKEAPPTPKSPKSPKSPKPQKKDEDPEKVAFMVALGLVTTEHLEEIQTKRQERKRRSTANPAYSGLFEPERKRLASHYLNSSLFLSARDSEDFCWKEDVEHDDHCAVCKEDGELQPCHNCPRAFHPDCLHPPLKTPPRGPWYCPKCQKKVLNKENMSWPQNFVQSYVTHKTVRQEEKRRLLRRNVELKKECAHLEEQDEKLNDTLKHCMDLRERLLGQQRDTQASLERLKALVRLIQRDQLIQVTMTTTATIAAASLLSQSWIKPTSAAPVAPTTAPAAAPAPGPSATPLPQKSHAHSQDDVNN; encoded by the exons AAGCTGGCTGTCAGAAGTTGTCCCGTCGGGTCCACGAAGCCTCTGTCTCTCATAAAGCCGCCTCCCAGCCAGGTCATCGCCAAGGCTCCCGTCTCCATGGTGACCGCACGCATCAACGGGCAGAAGGTGGCGAGTTCGGACTCGCTGCAGACGACCCCCATCAACCTGCAGACGGGCGGCAGGGCGGCGCCCGTCGGAGTCCACGCGTTCAGCAGCAGGAGAGCCGGAGAGTTGCCTCCCTCTCAG ATGCTGGGAACTCTCACCGCTGTGCCCATCAAGGTGCCTCAAGTCAGCTCCCTGCACCGGTTGGCAGGACAAGCAGCCACTGTGCTACCTCag GTCAGGCCAAAGACCCAGATCCCCGACAGCCTCCCTCACAGCCCGtgtgaggagctgcagccgctCGGCCTGCAGAGGGCCACTGCCGTGGTCAGTCCCCGGGGCCAGGGCCCCACCTTGCCCACCGCCAACAGCACCTTCAGCCCCGAGCACCAGCCCAAAGGCCAGAGCGCCGCCTCGCCGCCCCCCCACGGCCAGGCAGGGTGCGCCGACTCCGGCGGACCGGTCCAGCACGCCTCTGCGGGGCCCGGCGTGGCGTACGCCATCATCGCCGCCTCGCCCGCCACCAGCAACGGGGTGTCGGCCGTCAGCGAGGCCATCAAG GTGATAATAATCCAGCCTCAGGCCCCCAGCAGCACTGAGAGGGCTCCAGCTGACCTTCCGTCAAAGGAGGCCCCGCCCACCCCCAAATCACCCAAATCACCCAAATCCCCCAAACCACAGAAGAAAGACGAGGACCCCGAG AAGGTCGCCTTCATGGTGGCGCTCGGCCTCGTCACCACAGAACATCTGGAAG AAATCCAGAcgaagagacaagagaggaagaggcgGAGCACAGCGAACCCGGCGTACAGCGGCCTGTTTGAACCGGAG CGTAAACGTCTGGCGTCTCACTACCTGAACAGCTCGCTCTTCCTGTCGGCTCGAG ACTCTGAGGATTTCTGCTGGAAG GAGGACGTGGAGCATGACGACCACTGTGCCGTCTGCAAGGAGGACGGGGAGCTGCAGCCCTGCCACAACTGCCCCAGAGCCTTCCACCCAGACTGCCTCCACCCGCCTCTCAAGACGCCCCCCCGAGGACCCTGGTACTGCCCCAAGTGCCAGAAGAAG GtcttgaataaagaaaacatgtcgTGGCCTCAGAACTTCGTTCAGTCCTACGTCACACACAAGACAG tgcGGCAGGAAGAGAAGCGCCGGCTGCTGAGACGAAACGTGGAGCTGAAGAAAGAGTGCGCTCACCTGGAGGAACAAGACGAGAAGCTGAACGACACGCTCAAA CACTGCATGGACCTGAGGGAGCGCCTGCTGGGGCAGCAGAGAGACACTCAGGCGTCACTGGAGCGCCTCAAAGCTCTCGTCCGGTTGATCCAACGCGACCAGCTGATCCAGGTCACCATGACGACCACCGCCACCATCGCCGCCGCCTCCCTGCTCTCCCAGTCCTGGATCAAACCCACCAGCGCCGCCCCAGTCGCCCCCACCACAGCCCCCGCCGCCGCCCCCGCCCCGGGCCCCTCGGCCACGCCCCTGCCGCAGAAGAGCCACGCCCACAGCCAGGACGACGTCAACAACTAG
- the phf21b gene encoding PHD finger protein 21B isoform X2 codes for MELQGLHEALEVEIQCHQDGELRRQIHDRRVTALSDKQNQTLCKGLNELQNGQLAVRSCPVGSTKPLSLIKPPPSQVIAKAPVSMVTARINGQKVASSDSLQTTPINLQTGGRAAPVGVHAFSSRRAGELPPSQMLGTLTAVPIKVPQVSSLHRLAGQAATVLPQVRPKTQIPDSLPHSPCEELQPLGLQRATAVVSPRGQGPTLPTANSTFSPEHQPKGQSAASPPPHGQAGCADSGGPVQHASAGPGVAYAIIAASPATSNGVSAVSEAIKVIIIQPQAPSSTERAPADLPSKEAPPTPKSPKSPKSPKPQKKDEDPEKVAFMVALGLVTTEHLEEIQTKRQERKRRSTANPAYSGLFEPERKRLASHYLNSSLFLSARDSEDFCWKEDVEHDDHCAVCKEDGELQPCHNCPRAFHPDCLHPPLKTPPRGPWYCPKCQKKVLNKENMSWPQNFVQSYVTHKTVRQEEKRRLLRRNVELKKECAHLEEQDEKLNDTLKHCMDLRERLLGQQRDTQASLERLKALVRLIQRDQLIQVTMTTTATIAAASLLSQSWIKPTSAAPVAPTTAPAAAPAPGPSATPLPQKSHAHSQDDVNN; via the exons CTGGCTGTCAGAAGTTGTCCCGTCGGGTCCACGAAGCCTCTGTCTCTCATAAAGCCGCCTCCCAGCCAGGTCATCGCCAAGGCTCCCGTCTCCATGGTGACCGCACGCATCAACGGGCAGAAGGTGGCGAGTTCGGACTCGCTGCAGACGACCCCCATCAACCTGCAGACGGGCGGCAGGGCGGCGCCCGTCGGAGTCCACGCGTTCAGCAGCAGGAGAGCCGGAGAGTTGCCTCCCTCTCAG ATGCTGGGAACTCTCACCGCTGTGCCCATCAAGGTGCCTCAAGTCAGCTCCCTGCACCGGTTGGCAGGACAAGCAGCCACTGTGCTACCTCag GTCAGGCCAAAGACCCAGATCCCCGACAGCCTCCCTCACAGCCCGtgtgaggagctgcagccgctCGGCCTGCAGAGGGCCACTGCCGTGGTCAGTCCCCGGGGCCAGGGCCCCACCTTGCCCACCGCCAACAGCACCTTCAGCCCCGAGCACCAGCCCAAAGGCCAGAGCGCCGCCTCGCCGCCCCCCCACGGCCAGGCAGGGTGCGCCGACTCCGGCGGACCGGTCCAGCACGCCTCTGCGGGGCCCGGCGTGGCGTACGCCATCATCGCCGCCTCGCCCGCCACCAGCAACGGGGTGTCGGCCGTCAGCGAGGCCATCAAG GTGATAATAATCCAGCCTCAGGCCCCCAGCAGCACTGAGAGGGCTCCAGCTGACCTTCCGTCAAAGGAGGCCCCGCCCACCCCCAAATCACCCAAATCACCCAAATCCCCCAAACCACAGAAGAAAGACGAGGACCCCGAG AAGGTCGCCTTCATGGTGGCGCTCGGCCTCGTCACCACAGAACATCTGGAAG AAATCCAGAcgaagagacaagagaggaagaggcgGAGCACAGCGAACCCGGCGTACAGCGGCCTGTTTGAACCGGAG CGTAAACGTCTGGCGTCTCACTACCTGAACAGCTCGCTCTTCCTGTCGGCTCGAG ACTCTGAGGATTTCTGCTGGAAG GAGGACGTGGAGCATGACGACCACTGTGCCGTCTGCAAGGAGGACGGGGAGCTGCAGCCCTGCCACAACTGCCCCAGAGCCTTCCACCCAGACTGCCTCCACCCGCCTCTCAAGACGCCCCCCCGAGGACCCTGGTACTGCCCCAAGTGCCAGAAGAAG GtcttgaataaagaaaacatgtcgTGGCCTCAGAACTTCGTTCAGTCCTACGTCACACACAAGACAG tgcGGCAGGAAGAGAAGCGCCGGCTGCTGAGACGAAACGTGGAGCTGAAGAAAGAGTGCGCTCACCTGGAGGAACAAGACGAGAAGCTGAACGACACGCTCAAA CACTGCATGGACCTGAGGGAGCGCCTGCTGGGGCAGCAGAGAGACACTCAGGCGTCACTGGAGCGCCTCAAAGCTCTCGTCCGGTTGATCCAACGCGACCAGCTGATCCAGGTCACCATGACGACCACCGCCACCATCGCCGCCGCCTCCCTGCTCTCCCAGTCCTGGATCAAACCCACCAGCGCCGCCCCAGTCGCCCCCACCACAGCCCCCGCCGCCGCCCCCGCCCCGGGCCCCTCGGCCACGCCCCTGCCGCAGAAGAGCCACGCCCACAGCCAGGACGACGTCAACAACTAG
- the phf21b gene encoding PHD finger protein 21B isoform X3, translating to MKQDPQDGELRRQIHDRRVTALSDKQNQTLCKGLNELQNGQKLAVRSCPVGSTKPLSLIKPPPSQVIAKAPVSMVTARINGQKVASSDSLQTTPINLQTGGRAAPVGVHAFSSRRAGELPPSQMLGTLTAVPIKVPQVSSLHRLAGQAATVLPQVRPKTQIPDSLPHSPCEELQPLGLQRATAVVSPRGQGPTLPTANSTFSPEHQPKGQSAASPPPHGQAGCADSGGPVQHASAGPGVAYAIIAASPATSNGVSAVSEAIKVIIIQPQAPSSTERAPADLPSKEAPPTPKSPKSPKSPKPQKKDEDPEKVAFMVALGLVTTEHLEEIQTKRQERKRRSTANPAYSGLFEPERKRLASHYLNSSLFLSARDSEDFCWKEDVEHDDHCAVCKEDGELQPCHNCPRAFHPDCLHPPLKTPPRGPWYCPKCQKKVLNKENMSWPQNFVQSYVTHKTVRQEEKRRLLRRNVELKKECAHLEEQDEKLNDTLKHCMDLRERLLGQQRDTQASLERLKALVRLIQRDQLIQVTMTTTATIAAASLLSQSWIKPTSAAPVAPTTAPAAAPAPGPSATPLPQKSHAHSQDDVNN from the exons AAGCTGGCTGTCAGAAGTTGTCCCGTCGGGTCCACGAAGCCTCTGTCTCTCATAAAGCCGCCTCCCAGCCAGGTCATCGCCAAGGCTCCCGTCTCCATGGTGACCGCACGCATCAACGGGCAGAAGGTGGCGAGTTCGGACTCGCTGCAGACGACCCCCATCAACCTGCAGACGGGCGGCAGGGCGGCGCCCGTCGGAGTCCACGCGTTCAGCAGCAGGAGAGCCGGAGAGTTGCCTCCCTCTCAG ATGCTGGGAACTCTCACCGCTGTGCCCATCAAGGTGCCTCAAGTCAGCTCCCTGCACCGGTTGGCAGGACAAGCAGCCACTGTGCTACCTCag GTCAGGCCAAAGACCCAGATCCCCGACAGCCTCCCTCACAGCCCGtgtgaggagctgcagccgctCGGCCTGCAGAGGGCCACTGCCGTGGTCAGTCCCCGGGGCCAGGGCCCCACCTTGCCCACCGCCAACAGCACCTTCAGCCCCGAGCACCAGCCCAAAGGCCAGAGCGCCGCCTCGCCGCCCCCCCACGGCCAGGCAGGGTGCGCCGACTCCGGCGGACCGGTCCAGCACGCCTCTGCGGGGCCCGGCGTGGCGTACGCCATCATCGCCGCCTCGCCCGCCACCAGCAACGGGGTGTCGGCCGTCAGCGAGGCCATCAAG GTGATAATAATCCAGCCTCAGGCCCCCAGCAGCACTGAGAGGGCTCCAGCTGACCTTCCGTCAAAGGAGGCCCCGCCCACCCCCAAATCACCCAAATCACCCAAATCCCCCAAACCACAGAAGAAAGACGAGGACCCCGAG AAGGTCGCCTTCATGGTGGCGCTCGGCCTCGTCACCACAGAACATCTGGAAG AAATCCAGAcgaagagacaagagaggaagaggcgGAGCACAGCGAACCCGGCGTACAGCGGCCTGTTTGAACCGGAG CGTAAACGTCTGGCGTCTCACTACCTGAACAGCTCGCTCTTCCTGTCGGCTCGAG ACTCTGAGGATTTCTGCTGGAAG GAGGACGTGGAGCATGACGACCACTGTGCCGTCTGCAAGGAGGACGGGGAGCTGCAGCCCTGCCACAACTGCCCCAGAGCCTTCCACCCAGACTGCCTCCACCCGCCTCTCAAGACGCCCCCCCGAGGACCCTGGTACTGCCCCAAGTGCCAGAAGAAG GtcttgaataaagaaaacatgtcgTGGCCTCAGAACTTCGTTCAGTCCTACGTCACACACAAGACAG tgcGGCAGGAAGAGAAGCGCCGGCTGCTGAGACGAAACGTGGAGCTGAAGAAAGAGTGCGCTCACCTGGAGGAACAAGACGAGAAGCTGAACGACACGCTCAAA CACTGCATGGACCTGAGGGAGCGCCTGCTGGGGCAGCAGAGAGACACTCAGGCGTCACTGGAGCGCCTCAAAGCTCTCGTCCGGTTGATCCAACGCGACCAGCTGATCCAGGTCACCATGACGACCACCGCCACCATCGCCGCCGCCTCCCTGCTCTCCCAGTCCTGGATCAAACCCACCAGCGCCGCCCCAGTCGCCCCCACCACAGCCCCCGCCGCCGCCCCCGCCCCGGGCCCCTCGGCCACGCCCCTGCCGCAGAAGAGCCACGCCCACAGCCAGGACGACGTCAACAACTAG